The following coding sequences lie in one Girardinichthys multiradiatus isolate DD_20200921_A chromosome 13, DD_fGirMul_XY1, whole genome shotgun sequence genomic window:
- the topaz1 gene encoding uncharacterized protein topaz1 isoform X1: protein MPSPLKVAARKATGRHKLCKSSTHGGCSFRPGRSKGMFSSIGGRDGQSSVKAEPGGRNRGSAAALGGQVSAGTPPEPRRPSNFIPNTHLNPSGLACSNKCLRRSECQYSSPQQKNLGNQVPKSSSPVSASSPAGYKVYGETTENIVVWINKYPKVTLCDIAAKCDVSSDNCGYILPGDLKNKKMRCFKQEMEAGFRIWPSCSGHNEHDGEQGAEVKNSTSISSVQSVNSICQAESLTEQHKHPEEGTDPEALTNPSKRLYNGWMDVDTTALTSVLKDKHTDEQEIRTGVLDQDHPEVPGLGSGLIGSDICRDKRIKLGDGAECSRACSFVLREIGVISKPDLPGHPTETNMQHMSPDLFSESDEDNTDEPESFTCQRVKPYFRKLPGSCARTYMAWPFSNSQPRCKADASVPAFSGTSAGLSPRSTSDSITENQDLPTLSTGENYNKLSDASLVKQVNSSRENRKVSESVQTNRKTAELSVQSEGSVAHLRSNSVSFTGSGQHGKESAIETGSSSTFPFSCSETGSSTSTTTHSVLSLSAWETGSALSNLSDPSTHDAPRSLSGKLSSVPPSSFLSRKIINPDPDHSLVSSISLRQNLKKNNECLLKRSPPMLEPFDASPFKTNCFLLCNITRDKHVDTESGEFLLPPVLSPVTSPYRRIVGRALFQSLSSSEHTWKALNKDKTPPEFYLAQVVKGNIETSRNFPEHPRKEVESDIIYLSTPTDITAFKSMSSPSNATVEGDGDIKQTLDDSDSEENSEHGKRSSDQVPLDPKIKTTVGSNVLTEGHSSPSSHDEEHASFSEEEEQRSVTDEGSSDYNTEGNEGEAGTDEEQQSAILDELTAYEQDILLLDVMQEDPELFENLPEKSLLNLGPVRDTAPPKKSLTSTIKISAKTDRSPLVFEQRLTPVTVNLHDDAIDLTENSESRPWRPRRSTMPTRNQNPCPVTAGRSRHVGQSDRNNSTIDGSLESNFGHPIQTVSFSHSTPLVTALGTGPCRKNSANGPDFRRLKSSDYCRQYFSESLSCGFKMCRFQHLPAEGDEKFCVDMVAKFTQNPACLQKAGAVFTGYYQNNPPGVYFSMPVLLSLLQALLKAGMVSNVFSVLRVSLAHNIVSGHEFLLAVFNYVRDKGLVSFIPELMQLTFKMASVGLELSLDCIDNVKNTPMFQQTAHQNAHVAFVDNHNSYSLSASTPSPEFLNLLHGIVEIELCAKQENWKRMGEVYRSICQSSQHPNQVERISGRIAIALLSEGKDKVSLPFAAFAETVRQNESEESPVKSFVGRIGVSLMLRYYKNHHWSKGRRVVEVMSILKVDFTMLKSLFGNEDGASRCHLITVATELFLMSGSVEGALNTLREHNWFLSSCSWPCDPADLESRTNVLRGLAGKTSYRDTLEVLCNLPGVKEPNDLVDVSGYSPLFTSHLQVCVERQILPVASDTVDFMLCKKLAVDHSLLQTLLEKLGRQNQWLRAREIFKCSLSVGYYPGVSASPGLMALIVPCQLGEVEFALTLEMFVALNASAILPLSDSTTSSLSITLQRTQSCEGEYISAGNRLLSAACLPQPKLTIHYTAVNSSQEQVFRLEVSSARRWLRHNHLWASEMWTNRHKCLNPN from the exons ATGCCCTCTCCGCTAAAAGTGGCCGCAAGAAAGGCAACGGGAAGACACAAATTGTGTAAATCTAGCACTCACGGAGGATGCAGTTTTAGACCAGGTAGGAGTAAAGGCATGTTTAGCAGCATAGGAGGGAGAGATGGACAAAGCTCAGTCAAGGCCGAACCCGGGGGTCGCAATCGGGGTTCTGCTGCTGCTCTCGGGGGACAAGTGTCAGCAGGGACGCCGCCAGAACCCAGAAGACCATCAA actttattcCGAATACACATCTGAACCCATCTGGACTGGCATGTTCAAACAAGTGTTTAAGAAGATCCGAATGTCAATACAGTTCCCCACAGCAGAAGAACTTGGGTAACCAAGTGCCTAAAAGCTCTAGCCCAGTCTCGGCGTCATCTCCTGCTGGGTATAAGGTCTATGGTGAGACAACAGAGAACATCGTTGTATGGATTAACAAGTATCCCAAAGTAACACTTTGTGacattgcagcaaaatgtgatGTATCCAGTGACAACTGTGGCTACATTTTACCGGGTGATCTCAAGAACAAGAAGATGCGTTGCTTCAAACAGGAAATGGAAGCCGGATTTCGAATTTGGCCCAGTTGTTCAGGGCATAACGAGCATGATGGTGAGCAAGGTGCTGAGGTTAAAAATAGCACTAGCATTTCCAGTGTGCAGAGTGTAAATAGCATCTGTCAGGCTGAAAGTCTGACGGAACAACACAAACACCCGGAAGAAGGCACAGACCCAGAGGCCTTAACGAATCCTTCCAAGCGATTGTACAACGGCTGGATGGATGTGGACACCACAGCTCTTACTTCTGTCTTGAAAGATAAACATACAGATGAACAAGAGATTAGGACTGGGGTGTTGGACCAAGATCATCCGGAAGTTCCTGGACTTGGATCTGGCCTGATTGGTTCGGACATTTGCAGAGACAAAAGAATAAAGCTTGGGGATGGAGCTGAGTGCAGCAGAGCTTGTAGCTTTGTCTTAAGAGAAATCGGTGTAATCAGCAAACCTGATCTACCTGGACATCCCACAGAAACTAATATGCAGCACATGTCACCAGATCTGTTCAGTGAGAGTGATGAAGATAACACGGACGAACCAGAGTCTTTCACTTGCCAGAGAGTAAAGCCGTATTTTAGGAAGCTACCTGGTTCATGTGCACGAACTTACATGGCCTGGCCTTTTTCAAATAGTCAACCGAGGTGTAAAGCTGACGCTTCTGTCCCAGCCTTTTCAGGAACATCTGCAGGTTTATCACCAAGGAGCACCAGTGACTCCATAACAGAGAATCAAGATCTGCCTACTTTATCCACCGGGGaaaattacaacaaactttCAGATGCATCGTTGGTGAAGCAAGTTAACTCATCACGTGAAAACAGGAAAGTCTCAGAATCGGTCCAAACAAACCGGAAGACAGCGGAGCTCTCTGTGCAGTCTGAAGGATCTGTAGCCCATCTTCGTTCCAATTCCGTTTCATTCACAGGTTCAGGTCAGCATGGTAAGGAGTCTGCCATTGAGACTGGATCAAGCTCAACTTTTCCATTCAGCTGCTCTGAAACAGGCAGTTCCACATCCACTACTACCCACTCGGTGCTCAGCCTGAGTGCCTGGGAAACGGGCTCTGCTTTGTCTAATTTGTCTGATCCATCCACACACGATGCTCCACGAAGCCTGTCTGGCAAACTGTCCTCCGTGCCACCTTCATCGTTCCTATCAAGAAAAATCATAAACCCTGACCCCGACCATTCACTTGTATCCTCTATCAGCCTCCGTCAAAACCTGAAGAAGAACAATGAATGTCTCCTAAAAAGGAGCCCACCTATGCTGGAACCATTTGATGCAAGTCCATTTAAAACTAACTGTTTTTTATTGTGCAACATTACCAGAGACAAACATGTGGACACCGAGTCTGGTGAGTTTTTGCTTCCACCGGTACTCTCCCCTGTCACTTCACCCTATAGACGCATTGTAGGAAGAGCCTTATTCCAAAGCCTGAGCAGTTCTGAACATACGTGGAAGGCTTTGAACAAAGACAAAACTCCACCTGAGTTTTACTTGGCTCAAGTGGTTAAAGGCAACATTGAGACCTCCAGGAATTTTCCAGAACACCCCAGAAAAGAAGTGGAAAGTGATATAATATATCTCAGTACTCCGACTGACATCACTGCATTCAAATCAATGTCTTCTCCCAGCAACGCCACAGTGGAGGGTGATGGGGATATAAAGCAAACCTTGGATGACTCTGATTCTGAGGAAAACAGTGAGCATGGTAAAAGAAGCTCAGATCAAGTTCCCCTGGATcctaaaataaagaccactgtTGGTTCAAATGTTCTGACCGAAGGCCACTCCTCTCCCAGCAGCCATGATGAAGAGCACGCATCCTTTAGTGAGGAGGAAGAGCAGAGATCTGTTACAGATGAGGGATCAAGCGATTACAACACAGAAGGCAATGAAGGAGAAGCAGGGACAGACGAAGAACAacagtcggccattttggacgAGTTAACAGCTTATGAACAGGATATCTTGCTTCTTGATGTTATGCAGGAGGATCCAGAACTGTTTGAAAATCTGCCCGAGAAGAGCCTGCTGAACCTGGGCCCGGTCAGGGACACAGCGCCTCCTAAAAAGAGCCTAACTTCAACAATAAAAATTTCAGCAAAGACTGATCGATCCCCTTTAGTGTTTGAACAAAG atTGACACCAGTTACAGTAAACCTTCATGATGACGCCATTGATCTTACAG AGAATAGTGAAAGCAGGCCATGGAGACCTCGGCGTAGCACCATGCCTACCAGAAATCAGAACCCCTGCCCTGTCACAGCCGGCCGAAGCAGACATGTG GGCCAATCTGATAGAAACAACAGTACAATAGATGGCAGCCTGGAaag tAATTTTGGTCACCCCATCCAGACAGTGAGCTTCTCCCACAGCACCCCCCTAGTTACGGCCTTAGGAACTG GACCATGTAGGAAAAACTCAGCAAACGGGCCAGATTTTAGACGACTGAAATCCAGCGAT TACTGCAGACAGTACTTCAGTGAATCGCTGTCCTGCGGCTTCAAAATGTGTCGCTTCCAACATCTGCCAGCGGAGGGGGACGAGAAG TTCTGTGTTGACATGGTGGCGAAGTTCACCCAAAATCCAGCATGCCTCCAGAAGGCGG GAGCTGTGTTTACAGGATACTACCAGAACAACCCACCAGGAGTGTATTTCTCCATGCCTGTGCTCCTGTCCCTCCTTCAGGCTCTGCTTAAAGCTGGCATGGTGTCCAATGTCTTCTCAGTCCTTCGCGTCAGCTTGGCTCACAATATAGTG TCTGGCCATGAGTTCCTGCTGGCTGTTTTTAACTACGTAAGAGACAAGGGTCTCGTGAGCTTCATACCAGAACTAATGCAACTCACATTCAAG ATGGCCAGCGTTGGTTTGGAGCTGAGCTTGGACTGCATCGACAATGTGAAAAACACTCCCATGTTCCAGCAGACGGCTCATCAGAATGCACATGTTGCTTTTGTTGACAACCACAA TTCATATAGCTTGTCTGCCAGCACACCTAGTCCTGAGTTCCTGAATTTATTGCATGGGATTGTTGAAATAGag CTCTGTGCCAAGCAAGAGAACTGGAAACGGATGGGAGAGGTGTATAGGTCCATCTGCCAGTCCAGCCAACACCCCAACCAAGTGGAGCGCATCAGTGGTCGCATTGCTATAGCTCTGCTGTCTGAGGGCAAAGACAAGGTGTCACTGCCCTTTGCTGCTTTCGCTGAGACAG TGCGTCAGAATGAAAGTGAGGAGAGCCCGGTTAAGAGTTTTGTGGGCAGGATCGGAGTCTCTTTGATGTTAAGATACTACAAAAATCATCATTGGTCTAAG GGCCGCAGGGTGGTGGAGGTGATGTCCATTTTAAAAGTCGACTTCACAATGCTGAAGAGTTTATTTGGGAACGAGGATGGAGCGTCACGCTGCCACCTGATCACTGTGGCCACAGAACTTTTCCTCATGAGTGGAAGTGTGGAAGGAGCTCTAAACACACTGCGAG AACACAACTGGTTCCTCAGTTCGTGCTCGTGGCCATGTGACCCTGCTGATCTGGAGAGCAGGACTAATGTGCTGAGGGGCTTGGCTGGGAAAACGTCTTATCGGGACACGTTGGAGGTGCTCTGTAACCTGCCAGGAGTGAAGGAACCCAACG ACTTGGTAGACGTCTCCGGGTACAGTCCTCTGTTTACGTCTCACCTCCAAGTGTGTGTGGAGAGACAGATTCTGCCTGTAGCATCAGACACGGTGGACTTCATGCTGTGTAAAAAGCTGGCTGTTGATCACTCACTGCTGCAGACGCTGCTCGAGAAACTGGGTAGACAAAACCAATGGCTGCGGGCGCGAGAGatctttaaat GCTCTCTGAGTGTTGGCTACTATCCTGGAGTATCTGCATCCCCTGGTTTGATGGCACTGATCGTGCCCTGTCAGCTTGGAGAGGTGGAGTTTGCTCTCACCTTGGAGATGTTTGTTGCCCTCAATGCATCGGCCATTCTTCCTCTTTCAGACTCCACCACTTCTTCTCTCAGCATCACCCTGCAAAG GACTCAAAGCTGTGAGGGGGAGTACATCTCAGCGGGTAACCGGCTTCTCTCTGCAGCCTGCCTTCCTCAGCCCAAACTCACCATCCACTACACGGCGGTTAACTCCTCCCAGGAGCAGGTGTTTAGGCTGGAGGTTTCCAGCGCACGCCGCTGGCTCCGACACAACCACTTATGGGCCAGTGAGATGTGGACCAACCGACATAAATGTTTAAACCCCAACTGA
- the topaz1 gene encoding protein TOPAZ1 isoform X3, with translation MFPSSNRVKLNRLTLKDVVGLKLAPRRQRPSKAIDSLKQDFIPNTHLNPSGLACSNKCLRRSECQYSSPQQKNLGNQVPKSSSPVSASSPAGYKVYGETTENIVVWINKYPKVTLCDIAAKCDVSSDNCGYILPGDLKNKKMRCFKQEMEAGFRIWPSCSGHNEHDGEQGAEVKNSTSISSVQSVNSICQAESLTEQHKHPEEGTDPEALTNPSKRLYNGWMDVDTTALTSVLKDKHTDEQEIRTGVLDQDHPEVPGLGSGLIGSDICRDKRIKLGDGAECSRACSFVLREIGVISKPDLPGHPTETNMQHMSPDLFSESDEDNTDEPESFTCQRVKPYFRKLPGSCARTYMAWPFSNSQPRCKADASVPAFSGTSAGLSPRSTSDSITENQDLPTLSTGENYNKLSDASLVKQVNSSRENRKVSESVQTNRKTAELSVQSEGSVAHLRSNSVSFTGSGQHGKESAIETGSSSTFPFSCSETGSSTSTTTHSVLSLSAWETGSALSNLSDPSTHDAPRSLSGKLSSVPPSSFLSRKIINPDPDHSLVSSISLRQNLKKNNECLLKRSPPMLEPFDASPFKTNCFLLCNITRDKHVDTESGEFLLPPVLSPVTSPYRRIVGRALFQSLSSSEHTWKALNKDKTPPEFYLAQVVKGNIETSRNFPEHPRKEVESDIIYLSTPTDITAFKSMSSPSNATVEGDGDIKQTLDDSDSEENSEHGKRSSDQVPLDPKIKTTVGSNVLTEGHSSPSSHDEEHASFSEEEEQRSVTDEGSSDYNTEGNEGEAGTDEEQQSAILDELTAYEQDILLLDVMQEDPELFENLPEKSLLNLGPVRDTAPPKKSLTSTIKISAKTDRSPLVFEQRLTPVTVNLHDDAIDLTENSESRPWRPRRSTMPTRNQNPCPVTAGRSRHVGQSDRNNSTIDGSLESNFGHPIQTVSFSHSTPLVTALGTGPCRKNSANGPDFRRLKSSDYCRQYFSESLSCGFKMCRFQHLPAEGDEKFCVDMVAKFTQNPACLQKAGAVFTGYYQNNPPGVYFSMPVLLSLLQALLKAGMVSNVFSVLRVSLAHNIVSGHEFLLAVFNYVRDKGLVSFIPELMQLTFKMASVGLELSLDCIDNVKNTPMFQQTAHQNAHVAFVDNHNSYSLSASTPSPEFLNLLHGIVEIELCAKQENWKRMGEVYRSICQSSQHPNQVERISGRIAIALLSEGKDKVSLPFAAFAETVRQNESEESPVKSFVGRIGVSLMLRYYKNHHWSKGRRVVEVMSILKVDFTMLKSLFGNEDGASRCHLITVATELFLMSGSVEGALNTLREHNWFLSSCSWPCDPADLESRTNVLRGLAGKTSYRDTLEVLCNLPGVKEPNDLVDVSGYSPLFTSHLQVCVERQILPVASDTVDFMLCKKLAVDHSLLQTLLEKLGRQNQWLRAREIFKCSLSVGYYPGVSASPGLMALIVPCQLGEVEFALTLEMFVALNASAILPLSDSTTSSLSITLQRTQSCEGEYISAGNRLLSAACLPQPKLTIHYTAVNSSQEQVFRLEVSSARRWLRHNHLWASEMWTNRHKCLNPN, from the exons ATGTTTCCGTCTTCTAACAGGGTGAAACTGAACCGACTCACCTTAAAAGACGTTGTTGGTCTCAAACTAGCTCCTCGGAGGCAAAGACCCTCGAAGGCCATTGACTCCTTAAAACAAG actttattcCGAATACACATCTGAACCCATCTGGACTGGCATGTTCAAACAAGTGTTTAAGAAGATCCGAATGTCAATACAGTTCCCCACAGCAGAAGAACTTGGGTAACCAAGTGCCTAAAAGCTCTAGCCCAGTCTCGGCGTCATCTCCTGCTGGGTATAAGGTCTATGGTGAGACAACAGAGAACATCGTTGTATGGATTAACAAGTATCCCAAAGTAACACTTTGTGacattgcagcaaaatgtgatGTATCCAGTGACAACTGTGGCTACATTTTACCGGGTGATCTCAAGAACAAGAAGATGCGTTGCTTCAAACAGGAAATGGAAGCCGGATTTCGAATTTGGCCCAGTTGTTCAGGGCATAACGAGCATGATGGTGAGCAAGGTGCTGAGGTTAAAAATAGCACTAGCATTTCCAGTGTGCAGAGTGTAAATAGCATCTGTCAGGCTGAAAGTCTGACGGAACAACACAAACACCCGGAAGAAGGCACAGACCCAGAGGCCTTAACGAATCCTTCCAAGCGATTGTACAACGGCTGGATGGATGTGGACACCACAGCTCTTACTTCTGTCTTGAAAGATAAACATACAGATGAACAAGAGATTAGGACTGGGGTGTTGGACCAAGATCATCCGGAAGTTCCTGGACTTGGATCTGGCCTGATTGGTTCGGACATTTGCAGAGACAAAAGAATAAAGCTTGGGGATGGAGCTGAGTGCAGCAGAGCTTGTAGCTTTGTCTTAAGAGAAATCGGTGTAATCAGCAAACCTGATCTACCTGGACATCCCACAGAAACTAATATGCAGCACATGTCACCAGATCTGTTCAGTGAGAGTGATGAAGATAACACGGACGAACCAGAGTCTTTCACTTGCCAGAGAGTAAAGCCGTATTTTAGGAAGCTACCTGGTTCATGTGCACGAACTTACATGGCCTGGCCTTTTTCAAATAGTCAACCGAGGTGTAAAGCTGACGCTTCTGTCCCAGCCTTTTCAGGAACATCTGCAGGTTTATCACCAAGGAGCACCAGTGACTCCATAACAGAGAATCAAGATCTGCCTACTTTATCCACCGGGGaaaattacaacaaactttCAGATGCATCGTTGGTGAAGCAAGTTAACTCATCACGTGAAAACAGGAAAGTCTCAGAATCGGTCCAAACAAACCGGAAGACAGCGGAGCTCTCTGTGCAGTCTGAAGGATCTGTAGCCCATCTTCGTTCCAATTCCGTTTCATTCACAGGTTCAGGTCAGCATGGTAAGGAGTCTGCCATTGAGACTGGATCAAGCTCAACTTTTCCATTCAGCTGCTCTGAAACAGGCAGTTCCACATCCACTACTACCCACTCGGTGCTCAGCCTGAGTGCCTGGGAAACGGGCTCTGCTTTGTCTAATTTGTCTGATCCATCCACACACGATGCTCCACGAAGCCTGTCTGGCAAACTGTCCTCCGTGCCACCTTCATCGTTCCTATCAAGAAAAATCATAAACCCTGACCCCGACCATTCACTTGTATCCTCTATCAGCCTCCGTCAAAACCTGAAGAAGAACAATGAATGTCTCCTAAAAAGGAGCCCACCTATGCTGGAACCATTTGATGCAAGTCCATTTAAAACTAACTGTTTTTTATTGTGCAACATTACCAGAGACAAACATGTGGACACCGAGTCTGGTGAGTTTTTGCTTCCACCGGTACTCTCCCCTGTCACTTCACCCTATAGACGCATTGTAGGAAGAGCCTTATTCCAAAGCCTGAGCAGTTCTGAACATACGTGGAAGGCTTTGAACAAAGACAAAACTCCACCTGAGTTTTACTTGGCTCAAGTGGTTAAAGGCAACATTGAGACCTCCAGGAATTTTCCAGAACACCCCAGAAAAGAAGTGGAAAGTGATATAATATATCTCAGTACTCCGACTGACATCACTGCATTCAAATCAATGTCTTCTCCCAGCAACGCCACAGTGGAGGGTGATGGGGATATAAAGCAAACCTTGGATGACTCTGATTCTGAGGAAAACAGTGAGCATGGTAAAAGAAGCTCAGATCAAGTTCCCCTGGATcctaaaataaagaccactgtTGGTTCAAATGTTCTGACCGAAGGCCACTCCTCTCCCAGCAGCCATGATGAAGAGCACGCATCCTTTAGTGAGGAGGAAGAGCAGAGATCTGTTACAGATGAGGGATCAAGCGATTACAACACAGAAGGCAATGAAGGAGAAGCAGGGACAGACGAAGAACAacagtcggccattttggacgAGTTAACAGCTTATGAACAGGATATCTTGCTTCTTGATGTTATGCAGGAGGATCCAGAACTGTTTGAAAATCTGCCCGAGAAGAGCCTGCTGAACCTGGGCCCGGTCAGGGACACAGCGCCTCCTAAAAAGAGCCTAACTTCAACAATAAAAATTTCAGCAAAGACTGATCGATCCCCTTTAGTGTTTGAACAAAG atTGACACCAGTTACAGTAAACCTTCATGATGACGCCATTGATCTTACAG AGAATAGTGAAAGCAGGCCATGGAGACCTCGGCGTAGCACCATGCCTACCAGAAATCAGAACCCCTGCCCTGTCACAGCCGGCCGAAGCAGACATGTG GGCCAATCTGATAGAAACAACAGTACAATAGATGGCAGCCTGGAaag tAATTTTGGTCACCCCATCCAGACAGTGAGCTTCTCCCACAGCACCCCCCTAGTTACGGCCTTAGGAACTG GACCATGTAGGAAAAACTCAGCAAACGGGCCAGATTTTAGACGACTGAAATCCAGCGAT TACTGCAGACAGTACTTCAGTGAATCGCTGTCCTGCGGCTTCAAAATGTGTCGCTTCCAACATCTGCCAGCGGAGGGGGACGAGAAG TTCTGTGTTGACATGGTGGCGAAGTTCACCCAAAATCCAGCATGCCTCCAGAAGGCGG GAGCTGTGTTTACAGGATACTACCAGAACAACCCACCAGGAGTGTATTTCTCCATGCCTGTGCTCCTGTCCCTCCTTCAGGCTCTGCTTAAAGCTGGCATGGTGTCCAATGTCTTCTCAGTCCTTCGCGTCAGCTTGGCTCACAATATAGTG TCTGGCCATGAGTTCCTGCTGGCTGTTTTTAACTACGTAAGAGACAAGGGTCTCGTGAGCTTCATACCAGAACTAATGCAACTCACATTCAAG ATGGCCAGCGTTGGTTTGGAGCTGAGCTTGGACTGCATCGACAATGTGAAAAACACTCCCATGTTCCAGCAGACGGCTCATCAGAATGCACATGTTGCTTTTGTTGACAACCACAA TTCATATAGCTTGTCTGCCAGCACACCTAGTCCTGAGTTCCTGAATTTATTGCATGGGATTGTTGAAATAGag CTCTGTGCCAAGCAAGAGAACTGGAAACGGATGGGAGAGGTGTATAGGTCCATCTGCCAGTCCAGCCAACACCCCAACCAAGTGGAGCGCATCAGTGGTCGCATTGCTATAGCTCTGCTGTCTGAGGGCAAAGACAAGGTGTCACTGCCCTTTGCTGCTTTCGCTGAGACAG TGCGTCAGAATGAAAGTGAGGAGAGCCCGGTTAAGAGTTTTGTGGGCAGGATCGGAGTCTCTTTGATGTTAAGATACTACAAAAATCATCATTGGTCTAAG GGCCGCAGGGTGGTGGAGGTGATGTCCATTTTAAAAGTCGACTTCACAATGCTGAAGAGTTTATTTGGGAACGAGGATGGAGCGTCACGCTGCCACCTGATCACTGTGGCCACAGAACTTTTCCTCATGAGTGGAAGTGTGGAAGGAGCTCTAAACACACTGCGAG AACACAACTGGTTCCTCAGTTCGTGCTCGTGGCCATGTGACCCTGCTGATCTGGAGAGCAGGACTAATGTGCTGAGGGGCTTGGCTGGGAAAACGTCTTATCGGGACACGTTGGAGGTGCTCTGTAACCTGCCAGGAGTGAAGGAACCCAACG ACTTGGTAGACGTCTCCGGGTACAGTCCTCTGTTTACGTCTCACCTCCAAGTGTGTGTGGAGAGACAGATTCTGCCTGTAGCATCAGACACGGTGGACTTCATGCTGTGTAAAAAGCTGGCTGTTGATCACTCACTGCTGCAGACGCTGCTCGAGAAACTGGGTAGACAAAACCAATGGCTGCGGGCGCGAGAGatctttaaat GCTCTCTGAGTGTTGGCTACTATCCTGGAGTATCTGCATCCCCTGGTTTGATGGCACTGATCGTGCCCTGTCAGCTTGGAGAGGTGGAGTTTGCTCTCACCTTGGAGATGTTTGTTGCCCTCAATGCATCGGCCATTCTTCCTCTTTCAGACTCCACCACTTCTTCTCTCAGCATCACCCTGCAAAG GACTCAAAGCTGTGAGGGGGAGTACATCTCAGCGGGTAACCGGCTTCTCTCTGCAGCCTGCCTTCCTCAGCCCAAACTCACCATCCACTACACGGCGGTTAACTCCTCCCAGGAGCAGGTGTTTAGGCTGGAGGTTTCCAGCGCACGCCGCTGGCTCCGACACAACCACTTATGGGCCAGTGAGATGTGGACCAACCGACATAAATGTTTAAACCCCAACTGA